In Candidatus Hydrogenedentota bacterium, one DNA window encodes the following:
- a CDS encoding LLM class flavin-dependent oxidoreductase: protein MTRLSILDLAFVPEGATPADALRNTLDLARHAERLGYHRFWLAEHHNMVGIASAATAVLIGYVAGGTNTIRVGAGGIMLPNHAPLVVAEQFGTLESLYPGRIDLGLGRAPGTDQVTVRALRRTADSALHFPQDVLELQAYLGVAQEGQMVRAVPGTGTKVPLWILGSSLFGAQFAAKMGLPYAFASHFAPRELMPALEIYRREFEPSQQLSAPYAAAGVNVFAADTDAEARRLFTSAQQQFTNLIRGTPGRLRPPIDDIEVYWTPAEKAHVTGMMSCSFVGARAGVRDELNAFIDRTSVDELIVASAIYDHAARVRSYEILMESVGT from the coding sequence ATGACCCGTCTTTCGATACTCGATCTCGCCTTCGTGCCGGAAGGCGCAACGCCCGCCGACGCGCTTCGGAACACGCTGGACCTCGCGCGGCATGCGGAGCGCCTGGGCTATCATCGATTCTGGCTGGCGGAGCATCACAACATGGTCGGCATCGCCAGTGCGGCGACAGCGGTGCTCATTGGCTATGTGGCCGGGGGCACGAACACCATCCGCGTCGGCGCCGGGGGCATCATGCTGCCGAACCACGCGCCCCTCGTGGTGGCGGAGCAGTTCGGCACGCTGGAATCCCTCTATCCGGGGCGGATCGATCTTGGGCTTGGTCGCGCGCCCGGCACGGACCAAGTCACCGTTCGCGCCCTGCGCCGCACGGCGGACAGCGCGCTCCATTTCCCACAGGATGTGCTCGAGTTGCAGGCCTATCTGGGCGTGGCGCAGGAAGGACAGATGGTCCGCGCGGTGCCCGGCACCGGAACGAAGGTGCCCCTGTGGATCCTGGGCTCCAGCCTCTTCGGCGCGCAATTCGCCGCGAAGATGGGCCTGCCCTACGCCTTTGCGTCCCACTTCGCGCCGAGGGAACTGATGCCCGCGCTGGAAATCTATCGCCGGGAATTTGAGCCGTCGCAACAGCTCAGCGCGCCCTACGCGGCTGCGGGCGTTAACGTCTTCGCCGCCGATACCGACGCCGAAGCGCGACGGCTCTTTACCTCGGCTCAACAACAGTTCACGAACTTAATACGCGGCACGCCCGGCCGGTTGCGACCGCCCATCGACGATATCGAAGTCTACTGGACCCCCGCCGAGAAGGCCCACGTGACGGGCATGATGTCCTGTTCCTTCGTCGGCGCCCGCGCCGGCGTGCGGGACGAGTTGAACGCCTTTATCGACCGGACGAGCGTCGATGAACTCATCGTCGCCTCAGCAATTTACGATCATGCGGCGCGGGTGAGGTCCTATGAGATTTTGATGGAGTCGGTGGGGACGTAG
- a CDS encoding PIN domain-containing protein, whose protein sequence is MSVRLLDANILIALAWPAHARHKAVISWFRGIREEGWATCPFTEAAFVRVISNPRMQPYAVAPEAAILLLNTLTGQSGYEFWPDDLPLRIILERTAKITGHNQITDAYLLALARLRGGRLATLDSGISALLPRIPGESERLEVVAVE, encoded by the coding sequence GTGAGCGTCCGCCTGCTGGACGCCAATATACTCATTGCGCTCGCTTGGCCCGCGCACGCGCGCCACAAAGCGGTTATTTCCTGGTTTCGCGGAATTCGCGAGGAGGGCTGGGCCACCTGCCCCTTTACTGAAGCCGCCTTTGTGAGAGTAATCTCCAATCCGCGTATGCAACCCTACGCCGTCGCGCCTGAAGCGGCTATTCTCCTGCTGAACACCTTGACTGGTCAATCGGGATATGAATTCTGGCCGGACGATCTCCCGCTGAGAATCATTCTGGAGCGCACGGCCAAAATTACCGGGCACAATCAGATTACGGATGCCTACCTGCTGGCACTGGCGAGACTCAGAGGTGGCAGGCTCGCGACACTGGACTCGGGCATCTCCGCACTCTTGCCGCGCATACCTGGGGAGTCCGAGCGCCTGGAAGTCGTGGCGGTGGAATAA
- a CDS encoding prevent-host-death protein, with the protein MTLNDVQYITDADGREVGVILPIELWREISSEREVAHRLSNEATKKRPMDPRGRAEGLTLEEAGIEICKETGLPVFRMPVGAPQISTEFIRSLEDEW; encoded by the coding sequence ATGACCTTGAACGACGTTCAATATATAACTGATGCGGACGGGCGGGAGGTGGGCGTCATTCTGCCCATCGAACTCTGGCGTGAGATTTCTTCAGAACGCGAAGTGGCGCACCGTTTGAGCAACGAGGCCACGAAGAAACGCCCCATGGACCCACGCGGGCGGGCGGAGGGCCTAACCCTTGAGGAAGCTGGCATCGAGATCTGTAAAGAGACGGGACTCCCCGTGTTTCGCATGCCAGTAGGAGCGCCGCAGATTTCGACGGAGTTCATACGGTCTCTGGAAGACGAGTGGTGA
- a CDS encoding MFS transporter yields the protein MHPNIKLRLSVFMFLQYFTWGCWYASMGAYLANALKFEGGQIGLAYGAFAVGAMISPFFVGLIADRYFASEKLLGALGILGGALLFLLPQMKDFAPFYALLIVYCATYVPTLALGNSLSLHQLPNAKKDFPHVKTLSAVGWVAAGLLVSALKAEQVALQFYLAGASSIALGLYALTLPHTPPMKVGENVPLREILGLDALALLKKPSFAIFIGCMFLICIPLYFYFVNLGIYLTEHGWENFAGRLTLAQVSDVVFLILLPFLLHKLGYKKTIAIGIIAWVTRYFLLAQSVDAATLSTTLIISAILIHGVCYDFLFIAGQLYVDEESNERMRGAAQGFIAFILWGVGAFVGTLLAGKVMEANKLAKPVSGYLHDWQAIWSAPAWGAVGVLVVFLLFFRGPVKTVVDVAEEEVLVAADDKVV from the coding sequence ATGCATCCGAACATAAAGCTTCGTTTGTCCGTCTTCATGTTTCTCCAATATTTCACGTGGGGCTGCTGGTACGCCAGCATGGGCGCCTACCTCGCAAATGCGCTGAAATTCGAAGGGGGTCAGATTGGCCTGGCCTATGGCGCCTTTGCCGTTGGCGCGATGATCTCCCCCTTCTTCGTGGGCCTGATAGCCGACCGCTACTTCGCCTCGGAGAAGCTGCTTGGGGCGCTCGGCATCCTCGGTGGGGCGCTGCTCTTTCTGCTGCCCCAGATGAAGGATTTCGCACCCTTCTATGCGCTGCTCATCGTTTATTGCGCCACCTATGTGCCCACCCTCGCCCTGGGGAATTCCCTGTCGCTGCACCAATTGCCCAATGCGAAAAAGGACTTCCCCCACGTGAAAACCCTGTCCGCCGTGGGCTGGGTGGCGGCGGGACTCCTCGTCAGCGCGCTGAAAGCGGAGCAGGTCGCGCTCCAGTTTTACCTCGCGGGTGCGAGCTCCATCGCGTTGGGGCTTTATGCGCTGACCCTGCCCCATACTCCGCCTATGAAAGTGGGGGAAAACGTGCCCCTGCGCGAAATACTCGGCCTCGACGCCCTCGCGCTGCTGAAGAAGCCTTCCTTTGCCATCTTCATCGGCTGCATGTTCCTCATCTGCATCCCGCTCTACTTCTATTTCGTCAACCTCGGCATTTATCTCACCGAGCACGGCTGGGAAAACTTTGCGGGCAGACTCACCCTTGCGCAAGTGTCCGATGTGGTGTTTCTTATCCTCTTGCCGTTCTTGCTGCACAAACTCGGCTACAAGAAAACCATCGCCATCGGCATCATTGCCTGGGTCACACGTTACTTCCTCCTCGCGCAGAGTGTCGATGCCGCCACCCTGTCCACCACGCTGATTATCAGCGCCATCCTGATCCACGGCGTTTGCTATGACTTCCTCTTCATTGCCGGACAACTCTACGTGGACGAGGAGAGCAACGAACGCATGCGCGGCGCGGCCCAGGGTTTTATCGCCTTTATTCTCTGGGGCGTCGGCGCCTTTGTCGGCACCCTGCTGGCCGGGAAGGTCATGGAGGCAAACAAACTTGCCAAACCGGTCAGCGGCTACCTTCACGATTGGCAGGCGATCTGGAGCGCGCCCGCGTGGGGCGCGGTCGGTGTGCTGGTGGTGTTTCTGCTGTTCTTCCGTGGACCGGTGAAGACGGTGGTGGATGTGGCGGAGGAGGAAGTGCTGGTCGCGGCGGATGACAAGGTGGTGTGA
- a CDS encoding FAD-dependent oxidoreductase → MTSPNTCTRREFVALTCGALPAIATANAFAGPALLKADVCVYAATAGGIMAAVAASREGCRVLIVEPSRWLGGMTGGGINHIDWGRKEAVGGGAFAILEKNYDNAQYRKVFADLVAEHKIEVLFEHRLNSVHRDGPLITSLSLDYAPPDPTGCPVASATTQNAVSVQAALFLDCSYEGDLMAASGVSHTFGRESTGQYGESLGGVRPNLWTYDIDPYNTAGDPSSGLLPLLQEREMAPLGSADKLMMGYAFRYKYDLVGDGWPITPTDDYDPAQFEVFRRGFKQGLDLQRSRKMKVLGEIIENNGRLYDDPSGNTNRSLLNTTVFGCNDAYPDGDWAVRSKIWKFHQDFFRNLTHFLRTDPSVPPALKTPADQATFLRGQFDDSAGWPHQLYVREARRMVSSYVVTQKDLEGKSDPPHAVGLASYGVDDWPYATLAVGGKVALSGGEFSILYLDEKYKGIYKIPYEAITPRREECENLLVPVCCSASHIAMTSLRMEPVWMILGESAGVAAAISAKRGAPVQDLPYSELRPRLLALGQKLERTNPSQG, encoded by the coding sequence ATGACATCGCCGAATACCTGCACGCGGCGCGAGTTTGTCGCCTTGACCTGCGGCGCCTTGCCCGCCATCGCCACAGCCAATGCCTTCGCCGGGCCGGCGCTCCTCAAAGCCGATGTATGCGTCTACGCCGCCACAGCGGGCGGCATTATGGCGGCCGTGGCGGCATCGCGCGAAGGGTGCCGCGTTCTCATTGTAGAGCCCAGTCGCTGGCTGGGCGGCATGACCGGCGGCGGAATCAACCACATCGATTGGGGCCGGAAGGAGGCGGTGGGCGGCGGCGCCTTCGCAATCCTGGAGAAGAACTACGACAACGCGCAGTACCGAAAGGTCTTTGCGGACCTCGTGGCCGAGCATAAGATAGAGGTCCTGTTCGAACATCGCCTGAACTCGGTCCATCGCGATGGCCCGCTGATAACGTCCCTCTCGCTGGACTACGCGCCGCCCGACCCCACCGGTTGTCCCGTCGCCTCGGCCACAACGCAGAACGCTGTTTCGGTTCAGGCGGCCCTCTTTCTCGATTGTTCCTACGAGGGCGACCTCATGGCGGCCTCCGGCGTGTCCCATACCTTCGGCCGCGAATCAACCGGGCAATACGGTGAATCCCTCGGCGGCGTGCGTCCCAATTTGTGGACCTACGACATCGATCCCTACAACACCGCGGGCGACCCGTCGAGCGGACTTCTCCCCCTGCTGCAGGAAAGGGAAATGGCGCCCCTGGGCAGTGCGGACAAGCTCATGATGGGCTACGCCTTTCGCTACAAATACGATCTCGTCGGCGACGGCTGGCCCATAACCCCCACCGACGACTACGACCCGGCCCAGTTCGAGGTATTCCGCCGGGGTTTCAAACAGGGCCTCGACCTTCAGCGCTCCAGGAAGATGAAGGTCCTCGGTGAGATCATCGAAAACAATGGCCGACTGTACGACGACCCAAGCGGCAATACGAACCGCTCCCTCCTGAATACCACCGTGTTCGGGTGCAACGACGCCTACCCCGATGGAGACTGGGCCGTCCGCTCCAAAATCTGGAAGTTCCATCAGGACTTTTTCCGAAATCTCACCCATTTTCTCCGCACCGACCCGTCCGTTCCACCCGCCTTGAAAACACCGGCGGACCAGGCGACTTTCCTGCGGGGCCAGTTTGACGATTCCGCCGGTTGGCCGCACCAGTTGTACGTGCGGGAAGCCCGGCGAATGGTGTCTTCCTACGTCGTAACGCAGAAGGACCTCGAAGGAAAATCGGATCCGCCCCATGCCGTCGGACTGGCCTCCTACGGTGTGGATGACTGGCCCTACGCCACCCTGGCCGTCGGAGGAAAAGTCGCCCTGAGCGGTGGGGAGTTTTCGATTCTGTACCTGGACGAAAAATACAAGGGCATCTACAAAATCCCCTATGAGGCCATCACACCCCGCCGGGAGGAATGTGAAAACCTGCTGGTTCCCGTTTGCTGCTCGGCAAGTCACATTGCCATGACCTCCCTGCGCATGGAGCCGGTCTGGATGATCCTCGGTGAATCCGCCGGGGTCGCCGCCGCAATCAGCGCGAAGCGCGGCGCGCCCGTGCAGGACCTTCCCTATTCGGAGCTCCGACCGAGACTGCTGGCACTGGGCCAGAAACTGGAAAGAACCAACCCTTCACAAGGGTGA
- a CDS encoding beta-lactamase family protein, with product MSPDDFQQAWRAEASQTRVTVNGDALLEAVRSKQQELRATIVWGDFSTIATELLLLPVFLYLGMATDAPWTWYLVVAAIFWSAAYKVARRTYGKRGGMDPGEPLLDGVRQSLALVDELARVRRNDFWRTQFTAAVAMTIFFVHVAWSVYEEPMAAIGNMAICLILVSSIYGFTYWLGRRVERTQYEPQRRELIALLEQLGDDATGEVSGEYPMLMTSMRVACSLRRKLIGWGLATLFLAIGIGGIVYGYSMDRETYPKLAPFTDVRWGEDVPVVEIDGEWHLLFSIDGLDVKEIVEFCKTTYGEKWQMRFGQDLVQILTEMGHTPKDTVQLDVLSAGLVSGSFEPSQSQPVRTVKDVAMTAGNRRAVRAAAEKREAREAADEASKAERAEPVVELDSAAPLVESLERVRAAYALPALAAFALRGDVIVEQAMVGTLSTKDDTPVSSAAQWHLGSNTKAMTATVAGMLVEEGLLRWDSTIGEVLGESAPGMDEGHRDTTLSMLLHHTSGITANIRWFSAPEDRIVCAAEILAEAPDGKRGEYAYSNAGYVVAGAMMEKVTGKTWEVLMREKLFAPLGMTNTGFGAPSAPGSPWGHESGLLGWSPKNPNARNADNPPVMGPAGTVHTTMEDYARFVAAHLKGAQGQGGIVSAQTFATLHAPLPGGDYGMGWIVTERGWSGGHVLTHGGSNTLWYTTVWLAPGKGMAFFAATNVGGDTAGNALNKAIEMLIGRHLPL from the coding sequence ATGAGCCCTGACGATTTTCAGCAGGCCTGGCGGGCGGAAGCTTCGCAGACGCGGGTGACGGTGAATGGTGACGCGCTGCTGGAGGCGGTGCGGAGCAAACAGCAGGAATTGCGGGCGACGATTGTGTGGGGCGATTTCTCGACCATAGCCACGGAATTGCTCTTGTTGCCCGTCTTTCTTTACCTGGGTATGGCGACTGACGCGCCCTGGACCTGGTACCTCGTGGTGGCGGCTATTTTCTGGAGCGCCGCGTACAAGGTTGCGCGTCGGACGTATGGTAAGCGCGGCGGGATGGACCCGGGCGAGCCGTTACTGGACGGCGTGCGGCAGTCTCTGGCCCTGGTGGACGAACTCGCGCGGGTTCGGCGCAACGACTTCTGGAGGACCCAGTTCACCGCAGCGGTGGCTATGACAATTTTTTTCGTCCATGTTGCCTGGTCGGTATACGAGGAGCCTATGGCTGCGATTGGCAACATGGCGATTTGCCTCATCCTGGTTTCTTCGATTTATGGCTTCACCTATTGGCTGGGCCGTCGCGTCGAGCGGACGCAGTATGAGCCGCAGCGCCGGGAGTTGATCGCGCTGCTGGAGCAACTGGGTGACGACGCGACTGGCGAGGTAAGCGGCGAGTATCCAATGCTCATGACGTCGATGCGCGTGGCGTGTTCACTGCGTCGAAAGTTGATCGGCTGGGGTCTGGCCACCTTGTTTTTGGCGATTGGCATCGGCGGTATTGTTTACGGATATAGCATGGATCGAGAGACCTATCCGAAGCTCGCTCCATTCACCGATGTGCGCTGGGGAGAGGACGTGCCGGTGGTTGAGATTGACGGAGAATGGCATCTGCTCTTCTCAATCGACGGGCTCGATGTGAAGGAGATTGTGGAATTCTGCAAAACTACCTACGGAGAGAAATGGCAGATGCGATTCGGTCAGGATCTGGTTCAGATATTGACGGAAATGGGCCATACGCCGAAGGACACCGTGCAACTGGATGTGCTCTCGGCCGGGCTCGTCAGCGGGAGCTTTGAACCATCGCAGTCGCAGCCCGTGCGGACCGTGAAGGATGTCGCGATGACCGCGGGGAACCGTCGCGCAGTGCGGGCGGCAGCCGAGAAACGCGAAGCGCGGGAGGCGGCGGACGAGGCGTCCAAGGCAGAGCGGGCTGAGCCGGTCGTGGAGCTGGATTCCGCCGCGCCGCTTGTCGAGTCGCTGGAGCGCGTACGAGCTGCCTATGCCTTGCCCGCGCTGGCGGCCTTTGCCCTGCGCGGCGATGTGATCGTGGAGCAGGCGATGGTGGGGACGTTGTCTACAAAGGATGATACGCCGGTAAGCTCTGCGGCGCAGTGGCATTTGGGATCGAACACGAAGGCGATGACCGCGACGGTGGCGGGAATGCTGGTGGAGGAGGGGCTGCTGCGCTGGGATTCAACGATTGGAGAAGTGCTGGGCGAAAGCGCGCCTGGGATGGACGAGGGTCACCGGGACACCACGCTGTCGATGCTGCTGCACCACACGAGCGGGATCACGGCGAATATTCGCTGGTTTTCCGCGCCAGAGGACCGAATCGTCTGCGCGGCGGAGATTCTGGCGGAGGCACCCGACGGCAAGCGCGGAGAATATGCCTACAGCAACGCGGGCTATGTCGTGGCGGGCGCGATGATGGAAAAAGTAACCGGAAAGACGTGGGAAGTCTTGATGCGGGAGAAGCTCTTCGCTCCACTCGGCATGACGAACACGGGCTTCGGTGCGCCATCGGCACCTGGTTCGCCGTGGGGGCATGAAAGCGGGTTGCTTGGCTGGTCGCCGAAGAACCCCAACGCGCGCAACGCGGACAATCCGCCGGTGATGGGTCCGGCGGGCACGGTACACACGACGATGGAAGACTACGCCCGTTTTGTCGCGGCGCACCTGAAGGGCGCACAGGGGCAGGGGGGCATTGTTTCGGCGCAGACCTTTGCCACGCTTCACGCGCCATTGCCCGGCGGGGACTATGGCATGGGGTGGATTGTCACGGAACGGGGCTGGTCGGGGGGCCACGTTCTCACGCACGGGGGAAGCAATACGCTGTGGTATACCACAGTGTGGCTTGCGCCGGGGAAGGGCATGGCCTTCTTCGCAGCCACCAATGTGGGTGGCGACACGGCGGGCAATGCCCTGAACAAGGCGATTGAGATGCTGATTGGTCGGCATCTGCCGCTATAG
- a CDS encoding RNA polymerase sigma factor, giving the protein MLDEDQESLFVTWLEAHGASVVKVARAYTLTHEECQDLAQEILLEAWRSLPKFERRASAATWFYRVALHTAMNWHRKDKPRRARQQPLLDVHVVATDGTDGAAQREVVEQLYSAIHQLPKADAALVLLYLDELSYREMAEVLGISESNVGVKLNRAKKALGELMKGKSHEP; this is encoded by the coding sequence TTGCTGGACGAAGACCAAGAATCGCTATTCGTGACCTGGCTGGAGGCCCATGGGGCTTCGGTGGTGAAGGTGGCGCGCGCGTACACGCTTACGCACGAGGAGTGCCAGGACCTGGCGCAGGAGATTCTTCTGGAGGCGTGGCGGTCCTTGCCGAAGTTTGAGCGGCGGGCCAGCGCGGCGACGTGGTTTTATCGCGTGGCGCTCCATACGGCAATGAACTGGCACCGGAAGGACAAGCCTCGCCGAGCACGACAACAACCCCTGCTGGACGTGCATGTTGTCGCTACGGACGGGACCGATGGCGCGGCGCAGCGCGAAGTTGTCGAGCAGCTTTACAGCGCGATACATCAATTGCCGAAGGCCGACGCGGCGTTGGTGCTGTTGTATCTGGACGAACTGAGTTATCGGGAGATGGCGGAAGTGCTGGGCATCTCCGAGAGCAATGTGGGGGTGAAACTGAATCGCGCGAAGAAAGCGCTGGGTGAATTGATGAAAGGGAAGAGCCATGAGCCCTGA
- a CDS encoding pyrimidine/purine nucleoside phosphorylase has product MSEQVPSQFDGVSIVCKANVYFDGKVVSHSILFPDGTKKSTGLIYPGTYTFNTDAAERMDIISGACTAQVKGEAAATAYAAGTYFDVPAKSSFDITVESGIAEYVCSFK; this is encoded by the coding sequence ATGTCTGAACAGGTTCCCAGTCAGTTTGATGGTGTCAGCATTGTCTGCAAGGCCAACGTATATTTCGACGGCAAGGTGGTGAGCCACTCCATTTTGTTTCCGGATGGCACGAAGAAATCCACGGGGCTTATCTATCCCGGCACCTACACGTTCAACACGGACGCGGCCGAGCGGATGGACATCATCTCCGGTGCGTGCACGGCCCAGGTGAAGGGCGAAGCCGCAGCGACGGCCTACGCGGCGGGCACGTACTTCGATGTGCCGGCGAAGTCGTCCTTCGACATCACTGTGGAATCCGGCATCGCGGAGTACGTCTGCTCGTTCAAGTAG
- a CDS encoding BlaI/MecI/CopY family transcriptional regulator, which produces MDDVNRNELEALRILWARGEQKPGEIEAEFSWPIDNGTLRSVLRVLMEKDLVTRRRDGRAFYYTARKSREGMLAGLTRQLAHVFSGGSTAGLIAQLIKTENLSPEELAELRRLARGESKATSDSQRRKGAK; this is translated from the coding sequence ATGGACGACGTGAACCGAAACGAACTTGAAGCGCTCCGCATTCTCTGGGCGCGGGGTGAACAGAAACCCGGCGAAATCGAGGCGGAGTTTTCCTGGCCCATCGACAACGGTACCCTGCGATCAGTTCTACGCGTGCTGATGGAGAAGGACCTGGTCACGCGCCGCCGGGACGGTCGCGCTTTCTACTACACAGCCCGGAAGTCCCGCGAGGGAATGTTGGCAGGGTTGACGCGCCAACTGGCCCACGTATTTTCCGGAGGCTCCACAGCCGGGCTCATCGCGCAACTCATCAAGACTGAGAATCTGTCCCCGGAAGAGCTGGCGGAATTGCGGCGGCTAGCCCGCGGCGAAAGTAAGGCGACCTCGGACAGCCAACGGCGAAAGGGCGCGAAATGA